One Rhodoluna sp. KAS3 DNA window includes the following coding sequences:
- the murF gene encoding UDP-N-acetylmuramoyl-tripeptide--D-alanyl-D-alanine ligase has protein sequence MINLTLREVAGAIGALIQANDSATSADTVVSGSVETDSRLVGAGSLFFAKPGEVTDGHLFIGAAAEKGAVAAVVDHFVAEASDTPQLIVTDVVAALGQLAAFVLAKVRQESDLKVIGITGSNGKTTTKNMLRAILQTQGPTIAPIESFNNEVGAPISILKVDAETKYLVVELGAGGPGSIAYLTDITKPDIAVVLKVGLAHVGEFGGIEGTAKIKGELPARLTADDLLILNSDDGYVRDMPSEAKRLSFGTAGDADYRATGQALTIDGTEFELHWPNAELSKVKLQILGEHHVMNALASAAVADQLGVPRAQIIGALEAMPLAERWRMEVRHRADGVTVINDAYNASPDSMKAALQTLAQLGRSGRRTIAILGEMAELGTASREQHDAIGRIVVRLNIDQLIVVGAPAKLIHMGAEQEGSWAGESKYFESIDEALAHVRGMLVAGDIVLVKSSKSANLRHLGDDLMEVSS, from the coding sequence ATGATTAATCTGACCCTGCGAGAAGTCGCCGGTGCTATTGGTGCCCTAATCCAGGCCAATGATTCAGCTACGTCCGCGGACACAGTGGTTTCTGGTTCGGTAGAAACCGATTCACGCCTGGTGGGTGCCGGGAGCCTATTTTTTGCCAAACCGGGTGAAGTTACTGACGGTCACCTGTTCATCGGTGCTGCAGCTGAAAAGGGCGCAGTGGCTGCCGTCGTTGATCATTTTGTTGCAGAGGCTTCAGACACCCCGCAGTTGATTGTTACTGATGTGGTGGCTGCTCTTGGCCAACTGGCGGCCTTTGTGCTGGCCAAGGTGCGCCAGGAATCCGATCTCAAAGTAATTGGCATTACCGGTTCGAACGGGAAAACCACTACCAAAAACATGCTCCGGGCTATTCTGCAGACCCAGGGTCCGACCATTGCCCCGATTGAATCTTTCAATAATGAGGTTGGCGCACCCATTTCGATTCTGAAGGTGGATGCCGAAACCAAGTATTTGGTTGTTGAACTGGGTGCCGGCGGGCCAGGCAGCATTGCCTATCTGACCGACATCACAAAACCAGACATCGCCGTGGTCCTGAAAGTTGGATTGGCCCACGTTGGTGAGTTTGGTGGCATTGAAGGCACTGCCAAAATCAAGGGCGAGTTGCCTGCGCGCCTGACGGCCGATGATTTGCTGATTCTAAATTCTGATGACGGCTATGTGCGTGACATGCCATCTGAAGCAAAGCGTTTGTCTTTCGGAACTGCAGGAGATGCCGATTACCGAGCAACCGGCCAGGCGTTGACCATCGACGGCACCGAGTTTGAATTGCACTGGCCAAATGCCGAATTGAGCAAAGTAAAGCTTCAGATTCTTGGCGAGCACCATGTCATGAATGCTCTGGCTTCAGCTGCAGTGGCTGATCAGCTTGGTGTTCCTAGGGCTCAAATTATCGGAGCTCTTGAGGCTATGCCGCTTGCCGAGCGCTGGCGCATGGAGGTTAGGCATCGAGCCGATGGGGTAACCGTAATCAACGATGCCTACAACGCGAGCCCGGATTCAATGAAGGCTGCCCTGCAGACCCTCGCCCAATTGGGCCGCTCCGGTCGCCGCACGATTGCCATTCTCGGCGAAATGGCCGAACTTGGCACCGCTTCAAGAGAGCAGCACGATGCAATCGGTCGAATCGTGGTTCGACTCAACATCGATCAGCTGATCGTTGTGGGAGCCCCGGCGAAACTGATTCACATGGGTGCTGAACAAGAAGGTTCGTGGGCCGGCGAGTCAAAATACTTCGAGTCAATTGACGAGGCTTTGGCCCATGTTCGTGGAATGCTTGTGGCTGGCGATATTGTGCTGGTCAAGTCATCCAAATCTGCCAACCTAAGACACCTGGGGGACGATTTGATGGAGGTTAGTTCGTGA
- a CDS encoding Rv2175c family DNA-binding protein: MNDVLDSVTNWLTVPEAAEELNVPLGRVRRMLEEHQLIAARRDGVLKIPAEVIVDGEPLASLQGTMIVLLDCVLSEQEAVEWLYTFDDSLPGTPMEFLLKGHKSAVRRLAMLLA, translated from the coding sequence GTGAATGATGTTCTAGATAGTGTGACCAATTGGCTGACCGTTCCTGAAGCGGCTGAAGAACTAAATGTCCCGTTGGGCAGGGTTCGCCGCATGCTAGAAGAGCATCAGTTGATTGCTGCCAGACGGGACGGAGTCCTAAAGATTCCAGCTGAGGTTATCGTCGACGGCGAACCTCTGGCCAGCCTTCAGGGAACCATGATTGTTCTCCTGGACTGCGTCCTAAGCGAGCAGGAGGCAGTCGAATGGCTTTACACCTTCGATGATTCCTTGCCAGGTACCCCGATGGAGTTTCTCTTGAAGGGTCACAAGTCGGCAGTTCGCCGACTTGCAATGCTGCTTGCCTAA
- a CDS encoding UDP-N-acetylmuramoyl-L-alanyl-D-glutamate--2,6-diaminopimelate ligase codes for MSTQEQIPPILRPDHVAPVSLSAFAERFGLAAPQREVEVTGISMNTGDLRAGDLFVAMPGKKTHGAKFIAKAIELGAIAVVTDAAGVAEVGSIDVPLLIQENPRAHLGEMAAYVYGNVPGNMPLLFATTGTNGKTSTSYLLEGILRQLGETTGLTSTAERHIAGEVIVSRLTTPESPEMQALIARMREKGVTAVAVEVSAQALSQLRVDGLHFDVVGFTNLSHDHLDDYADMDEYLAAKLPLFSAQRAKRGVVCLDTKYGREVVRKSEIPVVTITSEMGVDADWHVAITAETPKYTSFVLAGPDGINIRSRIPILGAHMAANAGLAIAMLVEAGFDAARIAKAIAGGIDAYLPGRTERVTGQSGPDVYVDFGHSPDAFLNTLAAVRKVTPGRVFMVFGADGDRDASKRPAMAKVAAEGCDVLVVTDHHPRFEDPASIRKTLVENALAARPELEIYEVSPPEAAIRKAVALAQPGDAILWAGPGHQDYRDIRGVRTPYSARAEARAALKESGWS; via the coding sequence ATGAGTACCCAAGAGCAAATTCCTCCGATTCTTCGCCCTGACCACGTTGCACCGGTCAGTTTGTCAGCGTTCGCCGAGCGTTTTGGCCTTGCCGCGCCGCAGCGCGAGGTTGAGGTGACCGGCATCAGCATGAACACCGGCGACTTGCGCGCGGGAGACCTTTTTGTTGCCATGCCTGGTAAAAAAACCCACGGGGCCAAGTTCATTGCAAAGGCCATTGAGCTTGGCGCTATCGCAGTTGTCACAGATGCCGCTGGGGTTGCCGAAGTTGGTTCCATTGATGTTCCGTTGCTAATTCAAGAAAATCCACGCGCCCACCTCGGTGAAATGGCAGCTTATGTCTACGGAAATGTTCCAGGCAACATGCCGCTGTTGTTCGCGACAACCGGAACCAATGGCAAAACCTCGACTAGCTACCTACTCGAGGGAATCTTGCGCCAGCTGGGTGAGACTACCGGCCTAACTTCCACCGCCGAACGGCACATTGCGGGTGAGGTAATTGTTTCGCGTCTCACCACCCCAGAGTCACCTGAAATGCAGGCGCTGATCGCGAGAATGCGCGAAAAGGGTGTTACTGCTGTTGCCGTCGAAGTTTCTGCGCAGGCCCTCTCACAGTTGAGAGTTGATGGTCTCCACTTTGACGTTGTTGGTTTCACAAACTTGAGTCACGACCACCTAGATGACTATGCGGACATGGATGAGTACCTAGCGGCAAAATTGCCGTTGTTCTCTGCCCAGCGCGCCAAGCGCGGCGTGGTTTGCCTAGACACCAAATACGGCCGTGAAGTTGTCAGAAAGAGTGAAATACCGGTGGTGACCATCACCAGCGAGATGGGTGTGGATGCTGACTGGCACGTTGCCATCACTGCTGAGACGCCGAAATACACTTCCTTCGTTTTGGCTGGCCCAGATGGCATAAATATCCGCTCGCGAATTCCAATTCTTGGTGCCCACATGGCGGCCAATGCCGGTCTGGCCATTGCCATGTTGGTTGAGGCTGGTTTTGACGCCGCTCGAATCGCAAAGGCAATTGCCGGTGGCATTGATGCCTACCTTCCAGGCCGCACCGAGCGAGTAACCGGCCAATCTGGTCCAGACGTATATGTGGATTTTGGTCACAGCCCAGATGCATTTTTGAACACTCTCGCGGCTGTTCGTAAAGTGACGCCGGGCCGAGTGTTTATGGTGTTTGGTGCTGACGGGGATCGCGATGCATCCAAGCGGCCAGCTATGGCCAAAGTCGCTGCCGAAGGTTGCGATGTTTTGGTCGTAACGGATCACCACCCGCGTTTTGAAGATCCAGCTTCGATTCGCAAGACCCTAGTCGAGAATGCGCTGGCGGCTCGACCGGAGCTTGAGATTTACGAAGTTAGCCCTCCTGAAGCAGCTATTCGAAAGGCTGTAGCACTCGCTCAGCCAGGTGACGCGATTCTGTGGGCTGGTCCTGGCCACCAGGATTATCGTGACATCAGGGGAGTGAGAACTCCATACTCGGCAAGAGCTGAAGCCCGGGCAGCACTCAAGGAATCAGGTTGGTCATGA
- the rsmH gene encoding 16S rRNA (cytosine(1402)-N(4))-methyltransferase RsmH, producing the protein MSKQISELHEPVLLERAIELLGPALEIEGAVLVDGTLGLGGHSEAFLERFPQLTLVGIDRDPKALELAGQRLARFGSRVHLVHAVYDEILEVLDDLDIPAVQGILLDLGVSSMQLDERDRGFAYSYEAPLDMRMNSTEGKTAADVVNGYSESDLARIFKEYGEERYAKAVAREIIAVRKAKNFTTSTELAGLIAKVIPFIPGKSSGHPAKRVFQALRIEVNGELEVLERTIPAALDALAVGGRIVVMSYHSLEDRITKQALVAAANSSAPIELPIELPEHAPTVRLLVKGAEAATAQEITRNPRAASVRLRAAEKIRSAA; encoded by the coding sequence ATGTCAAAGCAAATTTCTGAACTTCACGAACCGGTACTTCTAGAGCGAGCAATTGAACTTCTCGGCCCTGCACTCGAAATTGAGGGTGCAGTTCTCGTGGATGGAACCCTTGGTCTTGGCGGGCACAGTGAGGCATTCCTAGAGCGTTTTCCTCAGCTGACCCTGGTGGGCATCGACCGCGACCCAAAGGCACTTGAGCTGGCTGGTCAGCGTCTAGCTCGATTCGGCAGCCGGGTCCACCTAGTCCACGCCGTCTATGACGAGATCCTTGAAGTTCTTGACGACCTTGATATTCCTGCCGTGCAGGGCATTTTGCTTGACCTCGGCGTTTCTTCGATGCAGCTTGACGAGCGCGACCGCGGATTTGCCTACTCGTATGAAGCTCCGCTGGACATGCGTATGAACTCGACTGAGGGTAAGACCGCCGCTGACGTTGTGAACGGCTATTCAGAATCAGACTTAGCCCGAATCTTCAAAGAGTATGGCGAAGAGCGTTACGCCAAGGCAGTCGCGAGAGAAATCATCGCGGTTCGCAAGGCAAAGAATTTCACCACCAGTACCGAACTGGCCGGTTTGATTGCAAAGGTTATCCCGTTCATTCCGGGTAAGAGTTCTGGGCACCCTGCCAAGCGGGTGTTCCAGGCCCTACGTATCGAGGTCAATGGCGAGCTCGAAGTTCTAGAACGAACAATTCCAGCAGCTCTGGATGCTCTAGCAGTCGGTGGCCGCATCGTCGTTATGTCTTACCACTCGCTTGAGGACCGCATCACCAAGCAGGCTTTGGTTGCCGCGGCCAACTCTTCAGCCCCGATTGAACTGCCGATTGAGCTTCCTGAACATGCTCCAACCGTGCGTCTTTTGGTCAAAGGCGCCGAAGCAGCAACCGCCCAAGAAATTACTAGAAACCCAAGAGCAGCATCGGTCAGACTCCGTGCAGCAGAAAAGATCCGGAGCGCCGCATGA
- the pknB gene encoding Stk1 family PASTA domain-containing Ser/Thr kinase: protein MADLIGRLIGDRYQVLRIVASGGMATVYLAEDLRLQRKVALKAIHPHLANDLEFREKFIREARMAARLSHPNLINVFDQGEDGEIAYMVMEFVAGINLRDAINDFGAIDPARALELFETVLAGLAAAHRGGILHRDLKPENIFLADDGRIKLGDFGLARDIDNATSTGSLVGTVAYLSPELITRGTADARSDVYAAGIILFEMLTGSQPFKGEQAVQIAYQHAHLSVPAPSTLNPKVGPLVDEIVLWATAREAAHRPVDAGELLEVVKRARTELKAGNQTIRLTPDRPVDLNSATTVLPTDAIDPDATQIFAAGNLAGNETAVLSELGQTQVLGSELAAADSLTPAADSGLVKLGRKRRGLRLALATVLIVLLGSGAGWWFSSGPGGFATVPELTSRTLEQAEVALSAIGAEFEVMTETSDSVAAGLVTRTDPPSGALHFGGVIKLYVSEGKRMVAAPEITGLNVAEATAALIKAELRIGAVSSWFDNATIGQIFASSLDGKSEVEVGTAVDVKISLGPIPVVAGLDKAVAVAAIEAVGLSVSTTSEEFSDTVSAGQVISLVPEADALTTGGKVTLIISKGPDLVAVPAVVGETILAAQGALESSGFKVTIDTNQLSSKWGVVTVKRVSHPAGTLLKRGSTVTIYSR from the coding sequence ATGGCAGATTTGATCGGGCGCCTGATTGGCGACCGCTACCAAGTTTTGCGCATTGTGGCAAGCGGAGGCATGGCCACCGTGTACCTTGCCGAGGATCTTCGACTCCAGCGAAAAGTAGCACTCAAGGCTATTCACCCGCATCTCGCCAACGACCTCGAGTTTCGTGAAAAATTCATTCGTGAAGCCCGGATGGCTGCCCGCCTTTCACACCCCAACCTCATCAACGTCTTCGATCAGGGCGAGGACGGGGAAATTGCCTACATGGTCATGGAGTTCGTTGCAGGCATAAACCTTCGCGATGCGATAAACGACTTTGGCGCCATCGACCCAGCGCGGGCACTCGAACTTTTTGAGACCGTTCTAGCCGGCCTAGCCGCGGCTCATCGGGGTGGAATTTTACACCGCGACCTAAAGCCAGAAAACATCTTCTTGGCTGATGACGGGCGCATCAAACTGGGCGATTTTGGCCTTGCACGAGACATCGACAACGCCACATCAACCGGATCACTGGTCGGCACTGTGGCATACCTGTCTCCGGAACTTATCACCCGGGGAACAGCCGATGCCAGGAGCGATGTTTACGCCGCTGGAATCATCCTTTTTGAGATGCTCACCGGCAGCCAGCCTTTCAAGGGTGAACAGGCGGTTCAAATTGCCTATCAACACGCTCACCTCTCGGTTCCAGCACCTTCGACGCTGAATCCGAAGGTTGGCCCGCTGGTCGACGAAATTGTCCTTTGGGCTACAGCGCGAGAAGCTGCCCACCGCCCGGTGGATGCCGGCGAATTACTTGAAGTGGTCAAGCGGGCTAGAACCGAGCTAAAGGCTGGGAACCAAACGATCAGACTGACCCCTGATCGTCCAGTGGACCTAAACTCCGCCACCACCGTCTTGCCCACCGACGCCATCGACCCCGATGCCACCCAAATTTTTGCCGCCGGAAACCTGGCCGGAAACGAAACAGCTGTGCTTTCTGAGCTGGGTCAAACGCAGGTCCTGGGTTCAGAGCTGGCAGCAGCGGACTCGCTAACGCCGGCAGCCGATTCAGGATTAGTCAAGCTCGGTCGTAAGCGCCGCGGGCTTAGATTGGCTTTGGCGACCGTGCTGATTGTCCTGCTTGGCTCTGGTGCCGGCTGGTGGTTCTCCAGCGGCCCCGGCGGGTTCGCAACAGTGCCCGAACTAACCAGTCGCACTCTGGAACAAGCTGAAGTTGCGCTGAGCGCTATCGGTGCTGAATTTGAGGTTATGACCGAGACCAGTGACTCGGTGGCAGCGGGCCTTGTTACCCGGACTGATCCGCCAAGCGGAGCCTTACACTTCGGCGGGGTGATCAAACTCTACGTTTCCGAAGGCAAACGAATGGTGGCTGCTCCAGAAATCACCGGGCTCAACGTGGCCGAAGCCACCGCTGCCCTGATCAAGGCCGAATTGCGGATAGGCGCAGTTTCATCCTGGTTCGACAACGCCACGATAGGTCAAATTTTTGCCAGCAGCCTGGATGGCAAATCAGAAGTAGAAGTTGGCACTGCGGTTGACGTTAAAATTTCGCTCGGGCCAATTCCAGTCGTTGCTGGCTTGGACAAAGCTGTTGCAGTTGCAGCAATTGAGGCGGTTGGCCTTAGCGTTTCAACCACCTCTGAGGAATTCAGCGACACTGTCAGCGCGGGTCAAGTAATTTCTTTGGTTCCCGAAGCTGATGCTTTGACCACGGGCGGTAAAGTCACCCTGATAATTTCGAAGGGCCCAGATTTGGTCGCAGTACCAGCAGTTGTTGGAGAAACCATTCTGGCCGCGCAGGGCGCCCTCGAATCATCGGGCTTCAAAGTGACTATAGACACCAACCAACTCAGCAGCAAGTGGGGTGTGGTGACGGTCAAGCGCGTAAGTCACCCAGCAGGAACGCTTTTGAAGCGCGGCTCCACCGTCACGATTTACTCTCGCTAG
- a CDS encoding DUF3040 domain-containing protein yields MGLSEREQRLLDEMERSLYATDADLASKLSRPATFSPRRIIGGLAVSVIGISLLIVAVMLQFALFGVVGFLVMLTGLILASSNSGGAKAPSGPGSTGKSAPKATKKEFNRSFFEDRWDKRQGQ; encoded by the coding sequence ATGGGTCTTTCCGAGCGTGAACAACGCCTTTTGGATGAGATGGAGCGCAGTCTCTACGCGACCGACGCCGACCTTGCCTCCAAACTGAGCCGGCCAGCAACATTTTCTCCACGAAGAATCATCGGCGGTCTAGCCGTCAGCGTTATCGGTATCTCATTACTGATAGTTGCCGTGATGCTCCAGTTTGCGCTGTTTGGTGTCGTCGGATTCTTGGTCATGCTTACCGGCCTAATCTTGGCAAGCTCAAATTCTGGTGGTGCAAAAGCTCCGTCAGGCCCTGGCTCAACCGGTAAATCAGCTCCAAAAGCCACCAAAAAAGAGTTCAACCGAAGCTTTTTTGAAGATCGCTGGGATAAACGCCAGGGCCAGTAA
- a CDS encoding polyprenyl synthetase family protein, with product MSETKVLLSLIQEHLDEFCAAQRQDFDLISEDLSPLVDYTKDLLQGGKRFRALFAYWSWVGALSTSGFQQTEAERQKSAEAIVGITAALEMFHAAALVHDDLLDQSDTRRGAPAVHKRFELLHADSSWAGSHERFGVAGSVLVGDLMLGWSSEIFGTALLNAPSDEIQAACRNEFSKMRVEVMAGQYLDVLEENAAMTRPVSESVGRANRVMLYKTAKYSIEAPLLIGAAFAGAGSGLLRGLSAFGIPLGMAFQLRDDVLGVFGDPAVTGKPAGDDLREGKRTVLIGLTRETLTPSVGRIFDELLTSRSLDGEQIGFLQRTITESGALAKSERMIEELAEESMNALQTLDIDARAKDQLRELALKVINRQA from the coding sequence GTGAGCGAAACCAAAGTATTACTTAGCCTGATTCAAGAGCACCTGGATGAATTCTGTGCAGCACAGAGACAAGATTTTGATCTGATCTCAGAAGACCTCTCCCCCCTTGTTGACTACACAAAAGACCTGCTTCAGGGCGGCAAGCGTTTCAGGGCTCTATTTGCCTACTGGTCATGGGTTGGCGCGCTCAGCACATCTGGGTTTCAGCAGACCGAGGCCGAACGCCAAAAGTCAGCCGAGGCCATTGTTGGCATCACCGCAGCACTAGAGATGTTTCACGCTGCAGCCCTGGTTCACGATGACCTTCTAGACCAATCTGACACACGCCGCGGCGCGCCGGCGGTGCACAAACGCTTTGAACTGCTGCATGCCGACTCTTCTTGGGCCGGAAGCCACGAGCGCTTCGGTGTCGCCGGATCGGTGCTCGTTGGCGACCTAATGCTCGGCTGGAGCAGCGAGATTTTTGGAACTGCGCTGCTGAACGCTCCATCTGATGAGATCCAGGCTGCTTGCCGCAATGAGTTCAGCAAAATGCGCGTTGAAGTCATGGCCGGCCAGTACCTTGACGTCCTCGAAGAAAATGCGGCTATGACCAGGCCGGTTTCGGAGTCTGTGGGGCGCGCTAATCGAGTGATGCTTTACAAGACCGCAAAGTACAGCATCGAAGCCCCGCTGCTGATCGGCGCCGCTTTTGCGGGCGCGGGATCGGGCCTGCTTCGTGGCTTGTCTGCCTTTGGCATTCCGCTTGGAATGGCTTTTCAGTTGCGCGACGATGTTCTCGGTGTTTTTGGCGACCCGGCCGTCACTGGCAAACCCGCAGGAGACGACCTTCGCGAAGGAAAGCGAACCGTTCTTATCGGATTGACCAGAGAAACCTTGACGCCGTCAGTTGGGCGAATTTTTGATGAGCTTTTGACCAGCCGAAGCCTAGACGGCGAGCAAATTGGATTCTTGCAGCGCACCATCACCGAATCTGGTGCTTTGGCCAAGAGCGAAAGAATGATTGAGGAGCTTGCAGAAGAGAGCATGAATGCCCTGCAGACCCTTGACATCGATGCCCGCGCGAAGGATCAACTCCGCGAACTAGCTCTAAAGGTAATTAACCGTCAGGCCTAG
- a CDS encoding penicillin-binding protein 2, producing the protein MVYLTPGNPNKRLKKVVAFVLGLAVVFGVRLVDLQIIEADAINAKSYEKRAVTRVIPALRGSILDANGEVLARTVFRYDINVAPSKVAPVSRIVDGKSVEVSVDEIAGEIGIILQMDKAEVLTKISGVGEYAQVKKRVDAEMYRKIRDLDIPWMYYDPIPDRLYPNGAVAGNILGFLDSEGIGVEGIEAMYEKCLAGQDGSETFEKGVDGIKIPSSAVITKEAVPGRDIKITINADLQYFAQQVMADTVRNTNADWGTAIVIEAKTGRILAAAEAPSVDPNAPEKSDAEDRGSRIFRTAFEPGSTLKTITAATVVDTGAGNAETQTVVPYAFTLPKTGYVVTDSHSHPDEKLTLTGILRDSSNTGIIKIGASVDYKTRYEYLEKFGLGKKTSINFPGEGSGLLNAVEDWDGIKQYVSMFGQGISVTPIQSAMMYQAIANQGVRLNPILVEGCEDDGGNIPTAEVKPGVKVISPEAAKETMLMMEKVVEHGPIGHYGYVPGYRLGAKTGTAEIRDEATGRYGNLYAVSYIGAGPVEDPEYVVAVTAFKTRTIRNSLAVATPFKRIMQQVLRTYRVPPSTTKSPNIAEEW; encoded by the coding sequence ATGGTTTATCTGACGCCTGGGAACCCTAACAAACGACTCAAGAAAGTCGTTGCCTTTGTTCTAGGGCTTGCGGTGGTTTTTGGAGTTCGGTTGGTTGATCTTCAAATCATCGAAGCAGACGCAATCAACGCAAAGTCTTACGAAAAGCGCGCGGTTACTCGAGTCATTCCGGCATTGCGCGGTTCGATTCTGGATGCCAACGGTGAGGTTTTAGCGCGAACTGTGTTCCGCTATGACATCAACGTTGCCCCAAGCAAGGTTGCGCCGGTTAGTCGCATTGTTGATGGCAAGTCCGTTGAAGTATCTGTCGATGAAATCGCCGGCGAGATTGGCATCATTCTTCAAATGGACAAAGCCGAGGTTCTCACCAAGATCTCTGGCGTTGGTGAATACGCTCAGGTAAAAAAACGTGTTGATGCAGAGATGTATCGCAAAATTCGAGACTTAGACATCCCTTGGATGTACTACGACCCAATTCCGGATCGCCTATATCCAAATGGCGCTGTCGCCGGCAACATCCTTGGTTTCCTTGACTCTGAGGGCATCGGTGTAGAGGGCATCGAGGCGATGTATGAGAAGTGTTTGGCTGGCCAAGATGGCAGTGAGACCTTCGAAAAGGGCGTTGACGGCATCAAGATTCCATCGAGTGCCGTGATTACAAAAGAGGCTGTTCCAGGGCGCGACATCAAGATCACAATCAATGCCGACCTTCAGTATTTTGCTCAGCAGGTCATGGCTGACACGGTCAGAAACACCAATGCCGACTGGGGAACAGCGATTGTGATCGAGGCCAAGACCGGTCGAATCCTTGCCGCAGCTGAGGCACCTAGTGTTGACCCGAATGCGCCTGAAAAGAGCGATGCTGAGGACCGCGGATCACGAATTTTCCGAACCGCATTTGAGCCGGGTTCAACCTTGAAGACGATTACCGCGGCTACCGTGGTCGACACCGGTGCCGGTAACGCCGAAACCCAAACCGTTGTTCCTTACGCATTCACGTTGCCAAAAACCGGTTACGTTGTTACCGATTCGCACTCTCACCCAGATGAAAAGCTCACTTTGACTGGAATTCTGCGGGATTCTTCCAACACGGGAATCATCAAAATCGGTGCATCGGTGGACTACAAGACCCGCTATGAATACCTCGAGAAATTTGGCTTGGGTAAGAAAACCTCGATCAACTTCCCTGGTGAGGGTTCTGGCTTGCTAAACGCGGTTGAGGACTGGGACGGCATCAAGCAGTATGTTTCGATGTTTGGCCAGGGTATTTCGGTCACACCTATCCAGTCAGCCATGATGTACCAAGCCATCGCAAACCAGGGTGTTCGATTAAACCCAATCTTGGTTGAGGGCTGTGAGGATGACGGCGGAAACATTCCAACGGCAGAGGTAAAACCAGGTGTCAAGGTAATCTCGCCGGAGGCTGCCAAAGAAACCATGCTGATGATGGAGAAAGTAGTCGAGCATGGTCCGATCGGGCACTACGGATACGTGCCGGGCTACCGTCTAGGCGCCAAGACAGGTACTGCGGAAATTCGCGATGAGGCAACCGGTCGATACGGCAATCTATATGCGGTGTCTTACATCGGGGCCGGTCCGGTTGAGGACCCTGAGTATGTCGTTGCTGTGACTGCATTCAAGACCCGAACTATTCGAAACTCACTTGCCGTAGCGACACCGTTCAAGCGAATTATGCAGCAGGTTTTGCGGACATACCGAGTACCGCCTTCAACCACGAAATCTCCGAATATTGCTGAAGAATGGTAG
- the mraZ gene encoding division/cell wall cluster transcriptional repressor MraZ — MLLGTHSPKLDEKGRVILPAKFREELQGGLVVTRGQENCLYVFSAAEFAQVHEKIRQAPVTSIEARNYLRVFLSGASDEVPDKQGRVTIPAALRQYAGLEKDLVVIGVGSRAEIWNAEAWSEYLAQQETAFASVAQEVIPGLF; from the coding sequence ATGTTGCTAGGTACGCACTCACCGAAACTCGACGAAAAAGGTCGCGTAATTCTTCCGGCAAAGTTCCGTGAAGAGTTGCAGGGGGGACTTGTAGTCACCCGCGGCCAAGAGAACTGCCTGTACGTATTCAGTGCAGCCGAGTTTGCCCAGGTTCATGAAAAGATCCGTCAGGCCCCGGTTACCAGCATTGAGGCTCGCAACTACCTGCGAGTTTTTCTATCAGGCGCATCAGATGAAGTTCCAGACAAGCAGGGTCGAGTAACTATCCCTGCTGCGCTGCGACAGTATGCGGGCCTTGAGAAGGACCTAGTCGTCATCGGTGTTGGTTCACGTGCTGAGATTTGGAATGCTGAAGCCTGGTCTGAGTACCTTGCCCAGCAGGAAACCGCATTCGCCAGTGTTGCTCAGGAGGTGATTCCAGGGCTTTTCTAG